The proteins below are encoded in one region of Methanofollis aquaemaris:
- a CDS encoding winged helix-turn-helix transcriptional regulator: MHHRNTAAVFVLVLTLLLVWSPAAAKIVVEPGPSEIPTDGINIDDEELVPIWTVPPMRLLTYYTLIYCPALAVPVGLLYSFSTLAFLGYRRASRQRPSENTTRRQIFACIRENPGISIPEIAAAMDVSRTTVNYHLFRLQRRNLVHRNIQGNTFGYFAYTDDLDATEEHLLMHLKNRTKKDLLALLLEAPGISQSDAAEAIEVSRATVSWHMKRLIRDGLVEARREGRTVHYRLTDEGGEVLEKEMENVGAEEEMGDAGPAAA, from the coding sequence ATGCATCATAGAAACACCGCCGCCGTTTTTGTACTCGTCCTGACGCTGCTCCTCGTCTGGAGTCCGGCGGCGGCGAAGATCGTCGTCGAACCCGGACCGTCAGAGATCCCCACCGACGGGATCAATATCGACGACGAAGAACTCGTGCCGATCTGGACCGTCCCCCCGATGCGGCTGCTCACGTATTACACCCTCATCTACTGCCCCGCCCTCGCCGTCCCGGTCGGCCTCCTCTATTCGTTCAGCACCCTTGCATTCCTCGGCTACCGTCGCGCCTCGCGTCAACGTCCATCCGAGAATACCACCAGGCGGCAGATCTTTGCGTGCATCAGGGAGAACCCGGGCATCTCCATCCCCGAGATCGCCGCTGCAATGGATGTCAGCCGCACCACCGTGAATTACCATCTTTTCCGTCTGCAAAGGAGGAATCTTGTCCACAGAAACATACAGGGAAACACCTTCGGCTACTTTGCATACACCGACGACCTCGACGCAACCGAGGAGCACCTCCTCATGCACCTCAAAAACCGGACCAAAAAGGATCTGCTCGCTCTCCTGCTGGAGGCGCCGGGGATTTCCCAGTCAGATGCCGCAGAGGCGATCGAGGTATCGAGGGCGACGGTCTCCTGGCATATGAAGCGGCTCATCAGAGACGGACTCGTCGAGGCCAGGAGAGAAGGACGGACGGTGCACTACCGGCTCACCGATGAGGGCGGGGAGGTGCTCGAAAAAGAGATGGAGAATGTCGGAGCAGAAGAAGAGATGGGCGATGCGGGGCCGGCGGCGGCCTGA